In Daphnia magna isolate NIES linkage group LG5, ASM2063170v1.1, whole genome shotgun sequence, a single genomic region encodes these proteins:
- the LOC116922767 gene encoding mucin-5AC isoform X3 gives MDSHADGLLTPWASRGLPATPSHTQMACTCHCSGNSAEPVSLSPLSQVSGSNSSGRAAEHQQQLREASTASSHYFTPVSSFSTTTNTQNDDSKEPDSLEYRPVRDSPPTRKTSLDRILSPQVSRRSPPYTSSPAQTGGLSVPLRDKSLSPVVAVPLATSMSNASIQSAHSAYSEDSLMAGQHQQRFGNHHNCQQCIASEFTGATPVAQRWNNINYDSHSGHWIPETGSCMAVEKRPVAVQSSSVAQSTALLDFSKDSLNSSGALERSVTAPQQAAPSRQQHVAAVEEVGEEEDGTSSCTETVKLEPLAFTIDFGDVIPGKKKEAPPKRFAERLAAASSGGLGKRATPPSKAEVKKSESGTATEQPETKMLKSFSNRLGGQLSPLSKFNTSPEIETVETPRRSTAVTKSVKSTNANRNSSVGRTCEVTKPNGLKKKPQELVRRSPSPTPPPSPIKSSNRTAYLNGSNRTASHATARELKQQQSIDSDEGGYDYHHQEAMMGVTGSGRQPEVVNDSEMAAETVEEEEDRCDDAASETGTYTIGKDSPSPDEDQSRRDIDRVFGLLPSVSISAQSETSTGVGTAGQIDPIENNNRSTPQWIREWAAQVAQQQEAPLAHLVNIPTLPANLAKPPSHPRPPPPELPTAQRPRRRLPSVPPAASNSSSRSRSSPRPSDMSDPSDSSLETESFLRDTESVVSAMQARVDGRSSTESDAETRSSSSYRPSVHSSVVPAELENSIGRKLSAQLRAKIRSLDEQYPVTSTTATPSAPIRKTTYVMTANNSSNNAMNTSTTTSTTTNIIHNELHGDDAKSLHSDSSLSDFTSGETSSRSRHAHEDNKTPNNVPAVRYNRALSLRRGRLGLDVERNSSASLSGAGSSAPNKDHRRPNDSPSRGSSPQVPAASTAPLVRKLSSISTNSQMSATSTSSARGPPPNASSNSFSRNDGGRFSLRLGSKTEKTGSASASTFKPKVNKSQSGNIPPPQPQQVMASPPQPPHVTGARKSRSNSTLSSKEAEFQNWKRRKNYDPMKAAAEGKKKEAARRAQTTTLTMSQSMIGTVTSMASSPSSQSPSPPPRTIIRSASFTCVNNTKARSGGMDAGGQQSKYNNNSRRTPHHKPVSMHNSTLLYSSDDENDMLYSPPKKASPKPSPMTTRKYMGLNLMQTTSHNSPPSLPADFSDMASVMSNDVDLTSSPGSPRRKIYLEDSLLMRTSASNSSLRARTKLEALDNLVISTIYGMSAKIRSNAESLMRKLRPQYVDDLERLGLIDDALNRLSDCASESPIHSMTAGRSSSRELSGTLKVMKRVEQVFQALDQVLFEDVLDGGGEEGAILNDGTTTEGEDWNGYTSGDFY, from the exons ATGGATTCCCACGCGGACGGCCTGCTGACACCTTGGGCCTCTCGCGGCCTTCCAGCAACACCCTCGCACACGCAG ATGGCGTGCACTTGTCACTGCAGCGGCAATAGTGCAGAACCCGTTTCGCTTTCGCCACTGAGCCAGGTCAGTGGTAGTAATAGTAGTGGTAGAGCAGCCGAACATCAGCAGCAACTGCGGGAGGCTTCGACCGCATCCAGCCATTATTTTACGCCAGTCTCCAGCTTCAGTACAACTACGAACACCCAAAACGACGACAGCAAGGAACCCGACTCGCTCGAGTACAGACCAG TTAGGGATTCACCACCGACCCGCAAGACTAGTTTGGATCGAATCCTATCGCCTCAAGTTAGCAGACGGTCACCACCGTACACGTCCAGTCCGGCGCAGACGGGCGGTTTGTCAGTGCCATTACGTGACAAATCGCTTTCTCCTGTAGTTGCCGTACCTCTAGCGACTAGCATGAGCAACGCCAGTATCCAAAGTGCTCATTCTGCCTATTCGGAGGACTCGCTGATGGCCGGTCAACACCAGCAGCGGTTCGGCAACCATCACAATTGTCAGCAGTGCATCGCCAGTGAATTTACCGGCGCGACACCTGTCGCCCAGCGCTGGAACAATATCAACTACGACAGCCATTCCG GTCATTGGATTCCGGAAACCGGATCGTGCATGGCGGTAGAGAAACGCCCAGTCGCCGTTCAATCGTCCTCAGTAGCTCAGTCGACTGCTTTGCTGGATTTCAGTAAAGACTCGCTTAACTCGTCTGGTGCGTTGGAGAGGAGCGTGACTGCGCCGCAGCAAGCCGCTCCATCACGGCAACAGCACGTTGCCGCTGTAGAAGAGGTgggtgaagaagaagacggaaCGAGCAGTTGCACGGAGACGGTGAAGTTGGAACCGTTGGCGTTTACCATCGATTTTGGCGACGTCATTCCTGGCAAGAAGAAAGAAGCGCCCCCGAAACGATTCGCCGAACGGCTGGCTGCAGCATCCAGCGGAGGGCTCGGCAAACGCGCTACGCCGCCCAGCAAAGCGGAAGTTAAGAAG agtgaAAGTGGCACCGCAACGGAGCAACCCGAGACCAAGATGCTCAAGTCCTTCAGCAACCGGCTGGGTGGTCAGCTCAGTCCTCTGTCGAAATTTAATACCAGCCCTGAGATCGAGACGGTCGAAACTCCAAGACGTTCGACGGCGGTTACCAAGA GTGTTAAAAGTACGAATGCCAACCGCAATTCATCCGTCGGCAGGACGTGCGAAGTTACCAAACCGAACGGATTGAAGAAAAAACCACAGGAGCTTGTGCGACGCTCTCCTTCACCTACTCCGCCACCGTCTCCGATTAAGAGCAGCAACCGGACCGCTTACCTTAACGGGTCGAACAGAACAGCGTCACATGCGACGGCCCGCGAGTTGAAGCAACAACAGTCGATCGATTCGGATGAGGGCGGATATGATTATCACCATCAGGAAGCGATGATGGGAGTTACGGGGAGTGGTCGTCAGCCGGAAGTCGTCAATGACAGTGAAATGGCGGCGGAGACGGTAGAGGAAGAGGAGGATCGCTGTGATGATGCAGCCAGCGAGACGGGCACATATACTATCGGAAAGGACAGTCCGTCACCAGATGAGGATCAATCGAGACGCGACATTGATCGCGTTTTCGGCCTCCTGCCGTCAGTGTCTATTTCGGCGCAATCGGAAACGTCGACGGGCGTCGGCACGGCCGGCCAAATTGACCCCATTGAAAACAACAATCGCTCAACTCCGCAATGGATTCGTGAGTGGGCCGCACAAGTTGCACAACAACAAGAAGCTCCCTTGGCTCATCTTGTCAACATACCGACTCTTCCGGCTAATTTAGCGAAACCTCCGTCGCATCCCCGTCCACCTCCGCCAGAACTGCCGACAGCCCAACGTCCCCGACGTCGACTGCCAAGTGTCCCGCCTGCTGCTAGTAACAGTAGCTCGCGTTCCCGCTCCTCACCCCGCCCCAGTGACATGTCCGATCCGAGTGACAGCAGCTTAGAAACCGAGTCTTTCTTACGTGATACGGAATCGGTTGTTTCCGCTATGCAG GCACGAGTCGATGGCCGCAGTAGTACCGAATCCGATGCTGAGACGCGAAGCAGTAGCAGCTATCGCCCGTCCGTCCATTCTTCCGTCGTCCCTGCTGAACTAGAAAACAGTATTG GCCGCAAACTGAGCGCACAATTGCGAGCCAAGATCCGCAGTCTGGATGAACAGTACCCCGTAACGTCCACAACTGCGACGCCTTCAGCCCCTATCCGCAAAACAACTTACGTCATGACAGCCAACAATAGCTCCAATAACGCAATGAACACTTCCACGACTACCAGCACAACAACTAATATAATCCACAACGAATTACACGGTGATGATGCCAAGAGCCTTCATTCGGATAGCAGTCTCAGTGATTTCACTTCCGGAGAGACGAGCTCTCGCTCACGACACGCTCATGAGGATAACAAGACACCA AATAATGTCCCGGCAGTGCGTTACAACCGAGCCCTCAGCTTACGTCGAGGTAGACTTGGTCTGGACGTTGAGCGGAACTCGTCCGCTTCACTGTCTGGTGCTGGATCCTCAGCCCCCAATAAAGACCACCGACGGCCTAATGATTCACCGTCGCGTGGTTCCAGTCCTCAAGTCCCGGCCGCTTCCACTGCTCCATTGGTCAGAAAGTTGTCATCCATTTCGACAAACAGTCAAATGTCTGCCACGTCGACCAGCAGTGCAAGAGGTCCTCCACCGAACGCCAGTTCCAATTCTTTCTCCCGCAACGATGGCGGCCGATTCAGCCTACGCCTTGGTAGTAAAACGGAAAAGACGGGATCGGCTAGCGCTTCAACTTTTAAACCAAAAGTCAACAAGAGTCAGAGTGGCAATATACCACCTCCCCAGCCACAGCAAGTGATGGCGTCTCCTCCGCAACCGCCTCATGTTACCGGTGCTCGGAAGAGCCGTAGCAATTCGACCCTGTCATCCAAAGAAGCCGAATTCCAAAATTGGAAACGCAGAAAGAACTACGACCCGATGAAAGCTGCAGCTGaaggcaaaaagaaagaggctGCCCGACGGGCACAGACCACCACGCTGACCATGAGCCAGAGCATGATTGGCACCGTGACAAGCATGGCCAGCAGCCCGTCATCACAAAGTCCCAG cccGCCACCCCGGACCATTATCCGTTCCGCATCCTTCACTTGTGTCAACAATACTAAAGCTCGTTCGGGCGGCATGGATGCTGGCGGGCAGCAATCCAAGTATAACAATAACAGCAGAAGGACGCCGCATCACAAACCGGTATCCATGCACAACTCCACCCTACTATACAG TTCGGATGACGAAAACGACATGCTTTACAGTCCACCAAAGAAGGCTAGCCCCAAACCCAGTCCGATGACCACACGCAAATACATGGGCCTTAACCTAATGCAGACTACTTCGCACAATTCTCCACCCAGTTTGCCGGCCGATTTTAGTGACATGGCCAGTGTAATGAGCAATGATGTAGATTTAACCTCCAGTCCTGGCTCTCCGCGAAGAAAG atatacTTGGAAGACAGTCTTCTGATGCGTACTTCGGCCTCCAATTCGTCGCTAAGAGCCCGCACAAAACTCGAAGCGTTGGACAATCTGGTTATTTCCACCATTTATGGAATGTCAGCAAAAATACGCTCAAACGCCGAAAGCCTGATGAGGAAACTCAG GCCACAATATGTTGACGATTTGGAAAGATTAGGTCTGATTGACGATGCATTAAACCGCCTATCTGATTGCGCTTCGGAGTCGCCCATTCATTCGATGACGGCTGGGAGGTCAAGCTCTAGGGAGTTGTCGGGAACGCTCAAGGTTATGAAACGCGTCGAGCAGGTCTTTCAAG CGTTGGACCAGGTGTTG